The Vespula pensylvanica isolate Volc-1 chromosome 20, ASM1446617v1, whole genome shotgun sequence DNA window gATCTCTCGTTGTATCTGTTagaaaatttgtgaaaatttttaaagaattaattaatcgttccgTGCCTCTCGACGACGTACCTACAAGTGCCCAGACGTACACCTATAAGGATCCTAGAGGAAGCAAGGAACGGACGTCTTTCATTTCCGGTTTGACCGAGACTCTCGCGAACTCGTCAGAGCGCGTATCTAGGACGGTGACGTTTCCCAGAAGTCGGTCACAAGTTTCGTTAACGCGTTTGCCTGACCGCTCGGAAATTGTAATTGTCGTTGCGAATAATAGAGCGATTGGGAACGTGATGCTTTGTATCTCTATTAAATTCTGAAATACTAGGTTGACTAAAgtggaaacgaaagaaagccGTCAAAGCTCGGTCGTCTATCTTcgcattaattaatatcaccGTAGGAGGTCGTCAGTGGAATATGCTTGGAACGTCttgttttatcaaataattttcttacgaaTTTAAGAAAGACCATTGTTATCGATTTCATCGTTAAGAATACTCCTCTTAGATTCATGTCCCTTATGCATCGTTGCACTCGCACGATCCATAATACCAACGAGTATAGTCGAATAGTTAACTatgctttttattatctttgaacgagaaaggagattagaataattattttggaTTTCTTTGAGGAATTCGATAGAGATCGAATCAAAGTACGTATCGCGATCGAAAATTCAAAGCGTGAACGAAGCACGTATTCGATATAAGTAATAACTTTTCCCGTTATTAACTATCGTATCGATCAACGTAGATATAACTCCTTTACCTCGTCCCTCGCAAAAATATCTCTATGCGGTACTGGTCGCGcgatgtttaattaattaattaatcgagtaGTCGCGAAACTTTTTCGATTCTCGCCCGGAGGGTATTATCGGTCAATAGAAGATGATTTCCCGCTGTATCAGTGCCATTTGGGTTTGCctcgaaataattcttttcgttctcattCTTATGATTTGAAAGGagagaccaaaaaaaaaaagaaaaaaaaagaaagaaagaaaacgaaaacacTTGGACTAACGAAATTTGTCGTTTGTCCAGACGCACCGGAAACACGATTGGTGGGTGTGCCAAACGGACAGTTGGAAGAAGGACgagataaattagaaataaggTGTCTGGCCGACGCAAATCCACCGGCTTCGATAATTTGGAGGCGTACGAAGAGCCTTAGCGTCACCGATATCGCCAGCATCGGGGAGACCCTTTTGTTCTCGCCAGTTTATAGAAACCACGCGGCCGAGTACATCTGCGAAGCGACCAACACCGAGGGTGAAAGTAGCCCTGTCAGGGTACAAGTGTCCGTAAACTGTGAGCACGTTTTctcgatattcttttcttgtttcgtttTCTACAAAAACAAAGCTggataaataaaagtagaaagaaaaatgagaaagtaCTAGGCATCGATCGTACTTCCTCGAGACGTTATTAATGGCGAAACTTAATCAACCGCACTCGTACCGTCGCTTACGTTCGTTCCCTTTACGATAACGCGGCATCTTCCTCGAGGAAGCTCTTGAGTGGTTCGCGCTATAACCTTCGAAAGTAAATAATGTTCGCCATTTTGGTACATAAAGGAGAGAGCTTATTGTGCTTTATAAACGAGAAGCAGCTCCATCCTGAATTACGCTACCATCTTTTTACTTCGTATCTCTTTCGCGGTTCTCTTACATTTTTACCTTCCTCGTATTTATATACCGCGCCTTAATAGTCCTCCCTTATCTAACGTCCAAACGAAACTACTAATGGAGTCCGTTGCGTTCGGGGAGATGTTTTAAAAGCACGATTCGTTTTCGGTGGTATCGAACGCGAACGGCCGTAGACCGTTTGCTGTGGCAACGCGCATACGCTCGAGAGAACGGCGCTCGTTTTGTCACTCATGAATAAGATATCAAAGGATCGATCGCTTTGGACGCAGATCCACCTACGATCAGCTCGGTCGGCCCGGAATGGTTGACTACGGCATTGCTTTACTCGGGTGCATCGTTCGAGTGTCACGCCGATGCGATGCCACCAGCTGAATACAGGTGAGACTACGTGTGATTTACGTTAATTAGCTCTCTCAAATCGCTCGTTACGCTTGCCCGTTCGCGAGCTTTGCTCTTGATCGGATAAGAagattcgatcgatgataGATGAAACTGACGCGTCCGACGTATCAATTTTCTGGATTTAGATGGGCCCAAATCTTTACCGACAATCGAATGCCAGTGGAATGTGGAACCGGCCAAAGATTGATCCTCACGAACGTGACTTACGAGCAACAAGGCCAGTACATATGTCTAGCCTCGAACAAGATCAATGGACACGTCAGGGAGGTTAAAAGCGACCCGGTGTCTTTGCAAGTGGTCGGTGCACCCAGggtaagttatatatatatatatatatatatacacgcacgcgGAAGTACACGTTGACGTTGCACCGAGGGACTATCGATTCTAATTTCACCGAAGCGTGTACTCTCAAGGTCTAGTAGAAAATTACTATATCGCGTAACGTACCGATCGACGTGACGTGCATCGAAGCGAAAGCTTTCGCGTAAGATACGTCCGGCAGTTTTTTCCAATTACCCACCTAGCGAATAATACCCGAGACTCTAACGATGGATTAAGGAAGAGAAGTAAACTAGCGAGTTACGCTTATACTTTTTATCACCGAATTCATCGGACATTCGCACGCAGTCAACTTTATACGGGTCGCTGCCTAGGCAAAGCTTCGATTTTCGCTTCATTTAATATCCAATCGATGCGTTGCAACGCTAAAATTCAACAGGGccgttatacatataaaccgatatttcattcaatttcgCTCGTtgttttttcctgtttttatttttcgtttttttttttttttttaccttttcttttttctttctttttttgttgccTCTCTGAATACCAACGTGAAAGTGAAAGACTCCTGGGAAAACGATATCGCACACGTTTCGCGATCGACGAATCGGTTGTACGGTACAAGGGGTAACTAGGTCGATACAAGAGGACGTTTACGTGAGTAAATTTAGAAACGccaagaaaatttgtaaatcgTCTCGATCGCGTTTATACGTCGTACGACATATCTACGTGTTTAACGAGCGCGATTCGGTCGACGCGAGTCGAGGAACGCACTCGTTCTCCTTCCGTCTGATTTACTATCTCGATATTCGAATATCGGCAATTTGAAAAGCACTTTACGTCGATCGTCCCGTAGGTGGTGAAGCCAACGATCATGGAGAAGTACGTCGTAGCAGCGACGGAAGGCAGCCCGGCAAGATTAGAGATCAGACTCTGTTCCAATCCGAAGCCTCGTCTCGTCGCATGGGAATGGGGCAGCACCAGACTCTACGCCGGTTAGACAGCTTCCTACTTCGATCTACCCTCGAGAAAATTCGAATCTTTCGTTTGcctagtttctttttttacgtatgtacctatTGTATGTATCTACCTTTCTTCTCGTTCCAGCCATCGTTTCTTACTTCCTGAAAACCATTTCTcctcgaaaatatttgtttaatccGCCCCTTACGTTTGAGTTAAAAAGCTTGTTATCAAATCGATCTAAAATATCCTACGACCGAGTCAGAGCTGGCTAAAATTTTCAACGTACGATCGTACGTAATTACGAATGTTACTCCTCGGCGAGTGTATCGTTTAGCCAAAACTGCTCGGTAAACTTTATTTCTATGATTTCTCTTCTGAAAATTTGATTTAGCATTGATGCGATTCGCTGTATCCACAGGCGAGGTTTTAGAATCTCGTTATCGCGCTCTGGATTTAGAGCCACTAGCGTCCGAAGACTGTTACGTAGCGATTTTGGAACTTACCAGTACGGTTAAGGAGGATCAAAGACTATATCATGTTATCGTAGAGAATGATCGTGGAAGCGACCGCAGAGCTTTAATGTTAAGGGTCGACGAACCAGGCCAGGTAATTATTATTCACGGTACGTTGTTAATCCTCGAATGCCTGACACATATTAATTCGAGCTTTTGCCGAGCCAACCCTTTATTACGTACGATAAATTGTCATTTAATCGCGAACCATCGAAGAACAAAGACCGACGTTCCTCGATCGttcgtcgaacgaaagaaagctCTCTTTAACGTACACGTTTTAAATCCTTTCTTCGCGATTAATGCAACTCCTTTTCGATGCTTCGtggtaaacaaaaaaaaaaaaaaaaaaaagaagaaaagaaccgTAGTTGCGAACGTAGGCAACGTTCTGCACCTTGAACATTTCGAATCGCACCAACTTTCCTATGATTCAGATTCCACTCGTTATCGGAGCCGTCGCGGGTTTCACCGTGCTCTCGGTACTGATAATGGGATTCGTTTGTTTCCTACGATCCGATAGATGTTGCACATCCAGAAATACAGCTCCTGCGTTGCAGCAAGTACATTGGTAAGCACGTTACATTTCCTTGCATTATACGCAAACGTATGCGGAAACGTGCGAGcgagaaattttaatgaaaagtgTATCGAATGCCAAAGGAATACATGCGTCTACGCGATATAATACCGTATTCCAACATGCATCTTATTGATGAATATAGGTTTTCATCACGTGgcagaataaaatatataactcgTGTTTTGTACattgtattaaatatgatgcatcaattagaaattaagcgaaacgaaagaatCATAAGGTTACCATTTTGCATATCGCGTTTCGCTTTGTAGAAAGGTAAAATTTACGTAACGTTAAATATTCCGGtctcttattaaaatatctatctcAAATGTGCGTTTAACCGATCGAGTTTCCTTCAACTTTTAGTACCAAAGCTTCCAACACGCTAATAGAGGATCCGCGTTTGGCCGTCGATACGATGGAACGCACAGGTCAGCAATTTGTTCCCGAGAAACGAGCCAATCACGTTCTGAAGCCCGTCCCGTCGCAGCAATATCCGCAAGAGTGCTACCAGCACGATCCGCAACATCCTCAACAACATTATGAGAGGCATCGCCATCACATGCAACCACATGGACCACAGTACTTACAGGTCAGAGCAAATTGCACAAATATAAGacataacaaaattaattacggCATGATCGGTGGCAGAGCAACTACTTAGTCGTTGTCAACAAAACACCAAAGCTTACCGTTCAAAATGACATTTTGCATATATTCGAGGACAAATTCTCGTTACAGGGAAGAGTTTAAAAGTACGAACAACGATCGAGGAATGTGAATATCCGTGCGTGTGCTTTGGAAACGCGGGAAAATCGAAACACGCGCGGAGTATCCGAAAAATCCTATCGGAAACCGAAGAGAGGCAATTTCTCTCGAACGGATAAATCgaagatatagagaaaatgtatttatatgatatcGCGAAACGTTGTTcgtacaaaatgaaataactaTTCTCCGTGCTATGCTCGTGTCACGTCCTCTCGGCTTTACCGTAGTAAAACgcttttttagaaaaagataaagttcGTTTCTCGGCATGGCCTGAAAGTTTCGCATAAAATAAAgccaaaaagaagaagcaaagcGTCGTCGATGCGCTTTatagttatttaaataaaatacagagCGAATCACGCAACTAGACCAAACCGTAATCGTTCGATCATTCGAGATAGGAGAAAATATCGCGAGAACAGGGAATACAGCTCGAATCCTATCACCGATTCTCCTCTATCGTGTTATTTCTATTCGTTACGATGtacgtgaaaataaatatcaaccTACGACGACGTGATCCGTTCGGTATACGAACAACGTGCTAAAGTTTCCTGGCCTTGCGAtagctttttctttaaatcgatGTTGAATgtctatataaaaacataatttgAGATAAAGATCTCATTATTTCCACTCTCGTTAATGGGAAAAAAATGGATCTATACTGGTCCGAGCtacgaaagaatttattgtttcgatcaaaagaaaatggaatggAGTAAATTAGATGCTGGACAAGAAAGAGCACTTTCTGCTCGATCTTCCCGTGAGATTCGATGTCTCAAAGGATGTCTTCGATATTGCCCGACATCTTTACGCGGCTAGCCAAgtgcatttttatttcgtctctcctctctctccctccctctgtctgtctctttttctcctcattCATAATCGGCGGCTTGCGACGGTTTTTTACGATTGATAAAATGCATTAAACGCATGTTTTTAGTTGCAACCAATCGGCCTGTAGCCCTTCCTGATCAACGCCGTTTAGCACGCTTAAATGTTTATCTTCGCATTAACAGTGTTATTATAGAAGCTGTTCTCGTTCGACTAATTTATATTCCatcgcttctttctttccttgccCATCCAGAAAGTACCGTTTTCGTTTGCAGCCACGAGTCCTGCGGGATTCAAGAACGAAAGACTGACTTGGCTGAATTTAAATTAGGCGGATCAAAgtattaaaaggaaataaaattataacgataaagaaaaaacgaaaacgtaaTAAGAACCGACTAGTTGATATACGGTTGTGAGAATATATgtgatgattataaaaaaatatatatatatacacatatatatagatattaaaattgttccAAGCTCGTTATCGTCAAAGTGGCTAATCCGACGTTTGCGTCATCGATCAACGAACGCTCgcaaaaatttcattacgtCTGTGGATTGTCGAATACTCCAGTATttatcactctctttctctcgcccGTTAACAAGCACGACCTTTCGAAAATTCTACAGAATTTTGATCCTGACTTAACAACAATTGTACGCGAGTTCGATTTTTTACGAGCGCGAGAAATACCTGTTTATTACTTAAACGTTTAAATGCGTGTTAAGCGATAATTCAATCGATGCtcgaaatattgtaaatattataacgtCCGATATAAATGAAAGTCTGGATATAGACATAGATACAATTTGTTTCGAGTAATTCATACGTAATATCGTTCCTATTTTACTTGGATTTATTTAACGGCATTAATCTGCGCTTTTTCACGAATCCGTGCGTTTAAAGcaaaaaatttaaaacaaaaaaattatttgacgaaagaaaaaaaaaagaaactcaaCCGAGATCGCAACAAGATTCAACGCCGATATCggtaaacttatatatatatatatatatcattcgcaaaagacacgtacgtacatacgtatatctatatatctctcgaTCAACGCGCATGCCTTGGAAACTTGcactttgtatattttaatccTACGAAATGTGTGTACAGAGAATCGTCGGTAATTCGACGCACTTTTTCCATCCACCTCACCCAACCCCGAACCTTGAGTATGACGTACCAGCAAGCGTAGTCCATCAGCATTGTTACCACGATTCTTAACGagcaaatgaaaataatagtttATATCACAGAGGATCGTTGGTATCATCGTCCGTTGTCTCGCCGAAATAGTAGCGGTGAGGAATTCGCAGAGCGTTCTCATCGAGCGCATCGTACGAACATTACAAAGTAGCATCGTGTAACGCGTACGAGGCAGTATTGAGAAAGCTTTGATCTCGTGTAAGTGCGTATCcgtatgcgtgtgcgtgtgcgtgctcgcgcgcgcgcgcgcgcgtgcgtggTCTTCAAAGTTTATCATTAAAAGATGTTCTCGTAACGGACGCGTAATCGCAACCACGCGCGCTCGTACGCACACGAATCACGCAAGTGCTTGTGCATTGGcatttttcatcgaagaaaaattctttatatcgTATCCGATGCGATATCATCGATCCTATCCGACACGTTCGTACGTAGAAAGCAAGGAACGAGAGCTGATGACGTTCTCGATCGATAGCGATCTCGCGTACATaaacttacatacatacctacatatgtatatacatgccTGATGCGAAACTCGCGCGAGCGAATCGTTGGCTCGTTTTTACTCACCGAACGGACCGAGCTTAACGAACCGTAGAAAAGTATTTCTCCTGCCTGtgtacacacataaatatacggcacacgcacacacaaacaGACATATACAAATGCTGCACCATGCGTCCTTAACTAAGTTGCATCGTTTCCACACCTATCTCTTTCCACACTTCTCTCTGAGATAAACATTGTGCAGGGGGAGCAGCTGTTTCTCAAACCAGATCGCTTAGCGACGTTGAAGCATCCTAGCAAGATCGAGAAGCCGCCGCAGTATACCACGTTCAAGCCGGGTAACTGAAGATCTTAGTGCgtgcgtctctctctccctctctctctctctctattttcttttttttttttgtatt harbors:
- the LOC122635933 gene encoding hemicentin-1 isoform X2; protein product: MRSNWVKYPWQVCHGIQQFEETPQYTEVNPGQDAKLICRVLGKRGQCIWQKDQKPIGMHLKKYEWVGSPDMGDCSLWVRSATLEFDDGLWQCQVTASDFTTQDALASEQARLVVRVSPRRPQIEYDNHPILPGSNVTARAGEIATLTCRARYGNPPPLIKWYVGETEIRTLRPQVNSTELDNPRTWETYSVCEILAERSRYGAPIRCVAIHPAYANPTMSSSTEVRFDVKYAPETRLVGVPNGQLEEGRDKLEIRCLADANPPASIIWRRTKSLSVTDIASIGETLLFSPVYRNHAAEYICEATNTEGESSPVRVQVSVNYPPTISSVGPEWLTTALLYSGASFECHADAMPPAEYRWAQIFTDNRMPVECGTGQRLILTNVTYEQQGQYICLASNKINGHVREVKSDPVSLQVVGAPRVVKPTIMEKYVVAATEGSPARLEIRLCSNPKPRLVAWEWGSTRLYAGEVLESRYRALDLEPLASEDCYVAILELTSTVKEDQRLYHVIVENDRGSDRRALMLRVDEPGQIPLVIGAVAGFTVLSVLIMGFVCFLRSDRCCTSRNTAPALQQVHCTKASNTLIEDPRLAVDTMERTGQQFVPEKRANHVLKPVPSQQYPQECYQHDPQHPQQHYERHRHHMQPHGPQYLQGEQLFLKPDRLATLKHPSKIEKPPQYTTFKPGN
- the LOC122635933 gene encoding hemicentin-1 isoform X1, with product MMHRRRSLLFLVQTVFLTVCHGIQQFEETPQYTEVNPGQDAKLICRVLGKRGQCIWQKDQKPIGMHLKKYEWVGSPDMGDCSLWVRSATLEFDDGLWQCQVTASDFTTQDALASEQARLVVRVSPRRPQIEYDNHPILPGSNVTARAGEIATLTCRARYGNPPPLIKWYVGETEIRTLRPQVNSTELDNPRTWETYSVCEILAERSRYGAPIRCVAIHPAYANPTMSSSTEVRFDVKYAPETRLVGVPNGQLEEGRDKLEIRCLADANPPASIIWRRTKSLSVTDIASIGETLLFSPVYRNHAAEYICEATNTEGESSPVRVQVSVNYPPTISSVGPEWLTTALLYSGASFECHADAMPPAEYRWAQIFTDNRMPVECGTGQRLILTNVTYEQQGQYICLASNKINGHVREVKSDPVSLQVVGAPRVVKPTIMEKYVVAATEGSPARLEIRLCSNPKPRLVAWEWGSTRLYAGEVLESRYRALDLEPLASEDCYVAILELTSTVKEDQRLYHVIVENDRGSDRRALMLRVDEPGQIPLVIGAVAGFTVLSVLIMGFVCFLRSDRCCTSRNTAPALQQVHCTKASNTLIEDPRLAVDTMERTGQQFVPEKRANHVLKPVPSQQYPQECYQHDPQHPQQHYERHRHHMQPHGPQYLQGEQLFLKPDRLATLKHPSKIEKPPQYTTFKPGN
- the LOC122635933 gene encoding hemicentin-2 isoform X5; translated protein: MHLKKYEWVGSPDMGDCSLWVRSATLEFDDGLWQCQVTASDFTTQDALASEQARLVVRVSPRRPQIEYDNHPILPGSNVTARAGEIATLTCRARYGNPPPLIKWYVGETEIRTLRPQVNSTELDNPRTWETYSVCEILAERSRYGAPIRCVAIHPAYANPTMSSSTEVRFDVKYAPETRLVGVPNGQLEEGRDKLEIRCLADANPPASIIWRRTKSLSVTDIASIGETLLFSPVYRNHAAEYICEATNTEGESSPVRVQVSVNYPPTISSVGPEWLTTALLYSGASFECHADAMPPAEYRWAQIFTDNRMPVECGTGQRLILTNVTYEQQGQYICLASNKINGHVREVKSDPVSLQVVGAPRVVKPTIMEKYVVAATEGSPARLEIRLCSNPKPRLVAWEWGSTRLYAGEVLESRYRALDLEPLASEDCYVAILELTSTVKEDQRLYHVIVENDRGSDRRALMLRVDEPGQIPLVIGAVAGFTVLSVLIMGFVCFLRSDRCCTSRNTAPALQQVHCTKASNTLIEDPRLAVDTMERTGQQFVPEKRANHVLKPVPSQQYPQECYQHDPQHPQQHYERHRHHMQPHGPQYLQGEQLFLKPDRLATLKHPSKIEKPPQYTTFKPGN
- the LOC122635933 gene encoding hemicentin-1 isoform X4; this encodes MMHRRRSLLFLVQTVFLTVCHGIQQFEETPQYTEVNPGQDAKLICRVLGKRGQCIWQKDQKPIGMHLKKYEWVGSPDMGDCSLWVRSATLEFDDGLWQCQVTASDFTTQDALASEQARLVVRVSPRRPQIEYDNHPILPGSNVTARAGEIATLTCRARYGNPPPLIKWYVGETEIRTLRPQVNSTELDNPRTWETYSVCEILAERSRYGAPIRCVAIHPAYANPTMSSSTEVRFDVKYAPETRLVGVPNGQLEEGRDKLEIRCLADANPPASIIWRRTKSLSVTDIASIGETLLFSPVYRNHAAEYICEATNTEGESSPVRVQVSVNYPPTISSVGPEWLTTALLYSGASFECHADAMPPAEYRWAQIFTDNRMPVECGTGQRLILTNVTYEQQGQYICLASNKINGHVREVKSDPVSLQVVGAPRVVKPTIMEKYVVAATEGSPARLEIRLCSNPKPRLVAWEWGSTRLYAGEVLESRYRALDLEPLASEDCYVAILELTSTVKEDQRLYHVIVENDRGSDRRALMLRVDEPGQIPLVIGAVAGFTVLSVLIMGFVCFLRSDRCCTSRNTAPALQQVHCTKASNTLIEDPRLAVDTMERTGQQFVPEKRANHVLKPVPSQQYPQECYQHDPQHPQQHYERHRHHMQPHGPQYLQPRVLRDSRTKD
- the LOC122635933 gene encoding hemicentin-1 isoform X3, with the translated sequence MRAYRRVCHGIQQFEETPQYTEVNPGQDAKLICRVLGKRGQCIWQKDQKPIGMHLKKYEWVGSPDMGDCSLWVRSATLEFDDGLWQCQVTASDFTTQDALASEQARLVVRVSPRRPQIEYDNHPILPGSNVTARAGEIATLTCRARYGNPPPLIKWYVGETEIRTLRPQVNSTELDNPRTWETYSVCEILAERSRYGAPIRCVAIHPAYANPTMSSSTEVRFDVKYAPETRLVGVPNGQLEEGRDKLEIRCLADANPPASIIWRRTKSLSVTDIASIGETLLFSPVYRNHAAEYICEATNTEGESSPVRVQVSVNYPPTISSVGPEWLTTALLYSGASFECHADAMPPAEYRWAQIFTDNRMPVECGTGQRLILTNVTYEQQGQYICLASNKINGHVREVKSDPVSLQVVGAPRVVKPTIMEKYVVAATEGSPARLEIRLCSNPKPRLVAWEWGSTRLYAGEVLESRYRALDLEPLASEDCYVAILELTSTVKEDQRLYHVIVENDRGSDRRALMLRVDEPGQIPLVIGAVAGFTVLSVLIMGFVCFLRSDRCCTSRNTAPALQQVHCTKASNTLIEDPRLAVDTMERTGQQFVPEKRANHVLKPVPSQQYPQECYQHDPQHPQQHYERHRHHMQPHGPQYLQGEQLFLKPDRLATLKHPSKIEKPPQYTTFKPGN